Proteins encoded together in one Sphingobacteriales bacterium window:
- a CDS encoding tetratricopeptide repeat protein, with product MKISSYISIFLILTTFMIVSCRDNEKKNNKELIIEKPANALDSALNKLTKKIVRHPDKDELYFQRAKLFQKKGRILLAINDMEKATALQPGIVEYVTYLADLYYEANQIDQAINTYEKSAQLNPNSEYPYLRLGKIYLLRQEYKLSLAYLNRAVEANRFNPEIYSTMSLYFLEMKDTARAIESLKTAVKVNPDFFDAYLDLSYLLANKKDKNLIFYLNNAIRIRPDDVRALYNRGKYFQDIDSFSLAIADYEAILSIDSNHKSACYNLGYIYYLLEKYDLSVRFFTKAIRLKPDYYEAYLGRGLSYAALGNKALARQDLIHIIDHSPAGELPDLARKELLKIN from the coding sequence ATGAAAATCAGTTCCTATATCTCTATTTTCCTGATTTTGACAACCTTTATGATTGTTTCCTGCCGCGACAATGAAAAGAAGAATAATAAAGAGCTTATCATAGAAAAGCCGGCCAATGCACTCGACAGTGCGCTCAACAAGCTGACAAAAAAAATAGTCAGGCATCCTGATAAAGATGAACTCTACTTCCAAAGAGCAAAACTTTTTCAAAAGAAAGGAAGAATACTGCTGGCAATCAATGATATGGAAAAAGCCACCGCACTGCAACCAGGTATCGTGGAATATGTTACCTATCTCGCTGATTTATACTATGAAGCAAATCAGATAGATCAGGCCATTAATACGTATGAGAAAAGTGCCCAGCTGAATCCAAACAGCGAATATCCCTATCTGAGACTTGGAAAAATATATTTGTTGCGTCAGGAATACAAGCTTTCACTGGCTTATTTAAACCGTGCCGTGGAAGCCAACCGCTTTAACCCTGAAATCTACTCCACCATGTCATTATATTTCCTTGAAATGAAAGACACCGCAAGAGCCATTGAGAGTCTTAAGACTGCAGTAAAGGTCAATCCCGACTTTTTTGACGCCTATCTGGACTTATCCTACCTGCTTGCAAATAAAAAAGACAAAAACCTGATTTTTTACCTGAACAACGCCATACGTATCAGGCCGGATGACGTCAGAGCTTTATACAACAGGGGAAAATATTTTCAGGACATCGACAGTTTTTCACTTGCCATCGCTGATTATGAAGCCATTCTGAGCATTGATTCCAATCATAAAAGTGCCTGCTATAACCTTGGATATATTTATTACCTTCTTGAAAAATACGATTTATCAGTCAGGTTTTTTACAAAAGCCATCAGGTTGAAACCCGACTATTACGAAGCTTATCTGGGAAGAGGACTTAGTTATGCAGCCTTAGGAAATAAAGCACTCGCCCGACAAGATCTCATCCACATCATTGACCACAGTCCCGCTGGTGAACTGCCGGATTTAGCACGCAAAGAATTATTGAAAATTAATTAA
- a CDS encoding exosortase/archaeosortase family protein translates to MSNYFQNFSIRAAWSDLRAMRFDEKRKVYYDVGLFFIVIIGFHVIWRIWQYGFDFNFFGIDFMTPAIHFMLKIVRSQSAWILTNIFGYETIIRGELIVHDEYYRMGITFGCSGLKQFYQMTGIIVFFYGSWKRKIWFWGLSMFIMHLVNLIRIVSLFLISIYRLNWFDPIHDWVFRPLFYVVMFLLWVWWIEKLAKPKAGKA, encoded by the coding sequence TTGTCAAATTACTTTCAGAATTTTAGTATTCGTGCTGCCTGGTCGGATCTCAGAGCCATGCGTTTCGATGAAAAAAGAAAAGTCTATTACGATGTCGGATTGTTTTTTATCGTCATCATCGGATTTCATGTTATCTGGAGAATCTGGCAATATGGCTTTGATTTTAATTTTTTCGGTATCGATTTTATGACCCCTGCTATCCATTTCATGCTTAAAATTGTCAGATCGCAAAGCGCCTGGATTCTGACAAATATATTTGGTTATGAGACCATTATACGGGGAGAGCTGATTGTCCATGATGAATACTACCGGATGGGAATTACCTTCGGCTGTTCAGGACTCAAACAATTTTATCAGATGACAGGTATCATCGTTTTCTTTTATGGCAGCTGGAAAAGAAAAATCTGGTTTTGGGGACTTAGCATGTTCATCATGCACCTCGTCAATCTGATCAGAATCGTCAGCCTTTTTTTAATTTCCATTTACAGATTGAATTGGTTTGATCCTATACACGACTGGGTCTTCAGGCCTTTGTTTTATGTGGTGATGTTTTTATTATGGGTTTGGTGGATTGAGAAACTGGCAAAGCCAAAGGCCGGCAAAGCCTGA
- a CDS encoding glycosyltransferase, which translates to MNSLDIISYLFCLSYISLVLLLFYGWLSVKKADKKVAGLFPDFSVIVPFRNEIANLPVIFESLMQQNYPKEHFEVIFIDDSSEDDGHNYLINKIKGSDAIRFKVLSLKDTALTGKKNALTKAIESAENEWIVTTDADCSMLAGWLSTIATYITDNQKLVMISGPVSYSDENSLFQKLQSLEFSALNGIGASMTRLGFPYLTNGANLIFRKSAFDQVGGYSGSESKTSGDDVFLTQKIARNFPGQISFLKNEEAMVTTKPTTNFKDFYHQRIRWTGKTFHTGIKGLALPFFVWLFHLTSLSFLVMSVFDISYLKFFFILIISKILAEAVFLFPVLKFYGKLRFILLLPVTGFLYIFYISILPFLSYRKSFIWKGRKVK; encoded by the coding sequence ATGAATTCGTTAGACATCATTTCATACCTGTTTTGCCTGAGTTATATTTCATTGGTATTGCTGCTTTTTTACGGATGGCTGTCAGTCAAAAAGGCAGATAAAAAAGTTGCCGGACTTTTTCCTGATTTTTCTGTTATCGTCCCTTTCAGAAATGAAATAGCAAATCTTCCTGTTATTTTTGAAAGTCTGATGCAGCAAAATTATCCCAAAGAACATTTTGAGGTTATTTTTATTGATGATTCTTCTGAAGATGACGGACATAATTATCTGATAAACAAAATAAAAGGGTCTGATGCAATCCGTTTTAAAGTCTTATCGCTTAAAGACACGGCACTGACAGGAAAAAAGAATGCATTGACAAAAGCCATTGAATCTGCTGAAAACGAATGGATAGTAACGACAGATGCTGATTGCAGTATGCTTGCCGGCTGGTTAAGTACCATTGCAACATACATTACTGATAATCAAAAGCTTGTGATGATTTCGGGACCTGTCAGCTATTCAGATGAGAATTCTTTATTTCAAAAACTACAATCCCTTGAGTTCAGTGCATTAAATGGTATCGGAGCATCAATGACCCGGCTGGGGTTTCCCTATTTAACCAACGGAGCCAATCTGATTTTCAGAAAGTCGGCATTTGATCAGGTTGGCGGTTATTCCGGCAGTGAGTCCAAAACAAGTGGTGACGATGTTTTTCTGACACAAAAAATAGCCCGAAATTTCCCCGGACAAATTTCATTTCTTAAAAATGAAGAAGCCATGGTAACGACAAAACCTACCACCAACTTTAAAGATTTTTATCATCAGCGGATCAGGTGGACGGGTAAAACATTCCATACCGGCATAAAAGGACTGGCATTGCCGTTTTTTGTCTGGCTTTTTCACCTGACTTCCCTTAGTTTTCTTGTAATGTCTGTTTTTGACATATCCTACCTGAAATTCTTTTTTATACTGATTATCAGCAAAATACTTGCTGAGGCTGTCTTTTTGTTCCCTGTTCTGAAGTTTTACGGCAAGCTGAGATTCATCCTCTTGCTTCCGGTTACAGGATTTCTTTACATTTTCTATATTAGTATATTACCTTTTTTATCTTACAGAAAGTCATTCATCTGGAAAGGCAGAAAGGTTAAATAG
- a CDS encoding flippase-like domain-containing protein, with protein MKNKTLYQLVLWMLRIMVFAGAVYYIWLKTFDNQEFQETLKSARSFRFFPFYLLLAFILMPVNWLFEAFKWKKLLESIQKISLLYSLKAVWAGLTINNWVPNRMAEFLGRMLFLKKENMGKSVSCTLAGGFAQFLATVFWGILFGAVVFAHQLKPIYWICLIFIVLLLFFFYFKIQLLHKLSGKIGFLSNYTQVFNQLNYNKLILILTISSLRYFVYLIQYYFCLMAFGIELPFLQVISSVAAIFLIQTFLPAITITEIGTRGAVILFVFQAYQVNVVSLLAAAYALFSINILLPSLAGAVFMFGIKKQAK; from the coding sequence CTAAAAACCTTTGATAATCAGGAATTTCAGGAGACATTAAAGTCAGCCCGCTCCTTTCGTTTTTTTCCTTTCTACTTGTTATTAGCTTTTATATTAATGCCTGTAAACTGGTTATTTGAAGCATTTAAGTGGAAAAAACTACTCGAAAGCATTCAGAAAATCAGCTTATTATATTCGCTCAAAGCGGTGTGGGCAGGCCTGACCATCAATAACTGGGTGCCTAACCGTATGGCCGAATTTCTCGGAAGGATGCTTTTCCTGAAAAAGGAAAATATGGGAAAATCGGTTTCATGTACCCTGGCCGGGGGTTTTGCCCAATTTCTGGCAACTGTCTTTTGGGGCATTTTGTTTGGCGCTGTGGTGTTTGCCCATCAGTTAAAACCGATATATTGGATATGCCTGATTTTTATTGTTTTACTGCTGTTTTTCTTCTATTTTAAGATTCAGCTTTTGCATAAGCTGTCCGGGAAGATTGGCTTTCTTTCAAACTATACGCAGGTTTTTAATCAGTTAAACTACAACAAACTGATTCTCATTCTCACCATCTCATCTCTGCGGTATTTTGTTTACCTGATTCAGTATTATTTTTGCCTGATGGCTTTTGGAATTGAATTACCCTTTTTGCAGGTTATTTCATCGGTGGCGGCTATTTTTCTGATTCAAACTTTTCTGCCTGCCATCACCATTACCGAAATAGGTACACGGGGAGCCGTCATTTTATTTGTTTTTCAGGCATATCAGGTGAATGTAGTCAGCCTGCTGGCCGCTGCCTATGCGCTTTTCAGCATTAACATTCTTTTGCCAAGCCTTGCCGGAGCTGTTTTTATGTTTGGCATCAAAAAACAAGCGAAATGA